From a region of the Pristis pectinata isolate sPriPec2 chromosome 2, sPriPec2.1.pri, whole genome shotgun sequence genome:
- the kcnip4a gene encoding Kv channel-interacting protein 4 isoform X6: MKDSVEDELEMATVCHRPEGLEQLEAQTKFTKKELQILYRGFKNECPSGIVNEETFKEIYAQFFPQGDASTYAHFLFNAFDTDHNGSVSFEDFVLGLSVLLRGTIQDKLKWAFNLYDINKDGYVTKEEMLDIMKSIYDMMGKYTYPVLREETPRQHVEIFFQKMDKNKDGVVTIDEFIDTCQKDENIMKSMQLFENII; encoded by the exons ACAGTGTTGAGGATGAGTTGGAAATGGCTACCGTCTGCCATCGTCCCGAGGGGCTGGAGCAGCTTGAGGCACAAACTAAATTCACAAAAAAAGAACTTCAGATCCTCTATAGGGGTTTTAAAAAT GAATGTCCCAGTGGGATAGTCAATGAAGAGACATTCAAAGAGATTTATGCACAgttctttccccagggtg ATGCATCTACATATGCACACTTTCTGTTTAATGCCTTTGACACAGACCACAATGGTTCAGTAAGTTTTGAG GATTTTGTCCTAGGCCTTTCCGTTTTACTTCGTGGAACAATACAAGATAAACTAAAATGGGCTTTCAATTTATATGACATAAATAAGGATGGATATGTAACAAAGGAG GAAATGTTGGATATTATGAAATCTATCTATGACATGATGGGAAAATACACTTATCCTGTTCTTAGAGAAGAAACGCCCAGACAACATGTTGAAATTTTTTTTCAG aAAATGGATAAAAATAAAGATGGAGTAGTGACCATTGATGAATTCATTGACACCTGCCAAAAA
- the kcnip4a gene encoding Kv channel-interacting protein 4 isoform X5 encodes MATVCHRPEGLEQLEAQTKFTKKELQILYRGFKNECPSGIVNEETFKEIYAQFFPQGDASTYAHFLFNAFDTDHNGSVSFEDFVLGLSVLLRGTIQDKLKWAFNLYDINKDGYVTKEEMLDIMKSIYDMMGKYTYPVLREETPRQHVEIFFQKMDKNKDGVVTIDEFIDTCQKDENIMKSMQLFENII; translated from the exons ATGGCTACCGTCTGCCATCGTCCCGAGGGGCTGGAGCAGCTTGAGGCACAAACTAAATTCACAAAAAAAGAACTTCAGATCCTCTATAGGGGTTTTAAAAAT GAATGTCCCAGTGGGATAGTCAATGAAGAGACATTCAAAGAGATTTATGCACAgttctttccccagggtg ATGCATCTACATATGCACACTTTCTGTTTAATGCCTTTGACACAGACCACAATGGTTCAGTAAGTTTTGAG GATTTTGTCCTAGGCCTTTCCGTTTTACTTCGTGGAACAATACAAGATAAACTAAAATGGGCTTTCAATTTATATGACATAAATAAGGATGGATATGTAACAAAGGAG GAAATGTTGGATATTATGAAATCTATCTATGACATGATGGGAAAATACACTTATCCTGTTCTTAGAGAAGAAACGCCCAGACAACATGTTGAAATTTTTTTTCAG aAAATGGATAAAAATAAAGATGGAGTAGTGACCATTGATGAATTCATTGACACCTGCCAAAAA